A genome region from Sphingobacteriaceae bacterium GW460-11-11-14-LB5 includes the following:
- a CDS encoding helicase: MIENALKKLNIAALNEMQESSVKAAKTGKDVILIAPTGSGKTLAFLLPLLSNLKAGVKGVQALVLVPSRELALQIEQVFKQMGTSFKVNCCYGGHAVRIEKNNLAHPPAVLIGTPGRIAYHLEYQNFDESFIETLVLDEFDKALEFGFENDMSYIIGSLLSLKQRILTSATKMEEIPAFVKLNSPVEVDFSKNIEAKPDLKLKKITAPAADKLDYLFRLLSKIGSKNTLVFCNHRETVDRISDLLFENGLGHDVFHGGMEQFDREKALLKFRNGSHRILITTDLAARGLDIPEVEHIVHYQLPYTEDAYIHRNGRTARMHAKGTAYAILTTEEHYKYLPDDIEEEVLSEQYKLPEASDWVTLYLAHGKKDKINKIDIVGLFLQKGTLTKEDLGLIEVKDTTSYIAVKRNKVEKLLKTLSGEKIKGKKLKLEVAS, translated from the coding sequence ATGATAGAAAATGCCTTAAAAAAATTAAACATCGCTGCACTTAACGAGATGCAGGAGTCTTCTGTAAAAGCAGCTAAGACTGGTAAAGATGTAATATTGATTGCGCCAACGGGTTCAGGGAAAACGTTGGCCTTTTTATTGCCATTACTTTCTAACCTAAAAGCCGGCGTAAAAGGAGTGCAGGCCCTGGTTTTGGTTCCATCAAGAGAACTTGCCCTACAGATAGAGCAGGTTTTTAAACAAATGGGTACTTCGTTTAAAGTAAACTGCTGTTATGGTGGCCACGCTGTACGCATCGAAAAAAATAATCTTGCACATCCTCCAGCAGTCTTAATCGGAACACCTGGCAGGATCGCTTATCATTTAGAGTATCAAAACTTTGACGAATCTTTTATCGAAACCTTGGTTTTAGATGAATTTGATAAAGCACTGGAATTTGGTTTTGAAAATGACATGTCATACATCATTGGTTCGCTACTTTCGTTAAAACAGCGTATACTTACTTCTGCAACCAAAATGGAAGAAATTCCGGCCTTTGTAAAGCTGAATTCGCCTGTTGAAGTCGATTTTTCAAAAAATATCGAAGCAAAACCAGATCTGAAACTCAAAAAAATAACAGCGCCTGCAGCCGATAAGCTAGATTACCTTTTCAGATTACTCAGTAAAATAGGGAGTAAAAACACGCTGGTTTTCTGTAACCACAGGGAAACGGTAGACCGGATAAGTGATTTACTTTTCGAAAATGGTTTAGGACATGATGTTTTTCACGGAGGGATGGAGCAGTTCGATCGTGAAAAGGCATTACTTAAATTTAGAAATGGCAGCCATCGGATTTTAATCACGACAGATTTGGCAGCCCGCGGTCTCGATATTCCCGAAGTAGAACATATTGTACATTATCAATTGCCTTATACCGAAGATGCCTATATTCATCGCAATGGCAGAACGGCAAGGATGCACGCAAAAGGAACGGCTTATGCCATTTTAACGACAGAAGAACATTATAAATATTTACCAGATGATATTGAAGAAGAAGTTTTATCTGAGCAATATAAATTACCAGAAGCCAGCGATTGGGTAACATTATATCTTGCACATGGCAAGAAGGATAAAATTAACAAAATTGATATTGTAGGTTTATTTTTGCAGAAAGGTACCTTAACAAAAGAAGATCTTGGACTGATTGAAGTGAAAGATACGACCAGTTATATAGCCGTTAAAAGAAACAAAGTAGAGAAACTATTGAAAACACTAAGTGGCGAAAAAATTAAAGGGAAAAAACTTAAATTAGAAGTGGCCAGTTAG